A region of Streptomyces sp. NBC_01750 DNA encodes the following proteins:
- a CDS encoding Fur family transcriptional regulator — MSDLLERLRGRGWRMTSQRRVVAEVLDGDHVHLTADEVHTRAAQRLPEISRATVYNTLGELVSLGEVIEVSTHGRAKRYDPNAHHPHQHLVCSNCGTIRDVHPTGNPLAGLPAVERFGFTVSEVEVTYRGLCPACA, encoded by the coding sequence ATGAGTGACCTGCTGGAGCGACTGCGAGGGCGTGGCTGGCGGATGACCTCCCAGCGGCGTGTCGTTGCGGAGGTCCTCGACGGCGACCACGTGCACCTCACGGCCGACGAAGTGCACACCCGCGCGGCACAGCGGCTGCCTGAGATCTCCCGGGCGACCGTCTACAACACCCTGGGCGAGCTGGTCTCCCTCGGTGAGGTCATCGAGGTCTCCACCCACGGCCGCGCCAAGCGCTACGACCCCAACGCACACCATCCGCACCAGCACCTGGTGTGCTCCAACTGCGGCACCATCCGCGACGTCCACCCGACCGGCAATCCGCTGGCCGGCCTCCCGGCGGTGGAACGGTTCGGCTTTACGGTGTCCGAGGTCGAGGTCACCTACCGCGGGCTGTGCCCCGCCTGCGCCTGA
- the katG gene encoding catalase/peroxidase HPI encodes MSENHDAIVVDAKTEGEGGCPVAHGRAPHPTQGGGNRQWWPERLNLKILAKNPAVANPLGEEFDYAEAFKTLDLPTVKQDIAEVLTTSQDWWPADFGHYGPFMIRMAWHSAGTYRISDGRGGAGAGQQRFAPLNSWPDNGNLDKARRLLWPVKKKYGRNISWADLMVLAGNVALESMGFETFGFGGGRADVWEPDEDVYWGPETTWLDDERYTGDRELENPLGAVQMGLIYVNPEGPNGNPDPLAAARDIRETFRRMAMNDEETVALIAGGHTFGKTHGAGPADSVGEDPEAAPIEAQGLGWKNTYGTGKGGDTITSGLEGIWTNTPITWDNSFFEILFGYEWEQFKSPAGAHQWRPKDGAGASTVPDAHDASKSHAPTMLTTDLSLRFDPAYEQISRRFLENPDAFADAFARAWFKLTHRDMGPIVRYLGPEVPTETLLWQDPLPAVTHELIDAEDIASLKGQILGQGLSVSQLVSAAWASASSFRGSDKRGGANGARIRLQPQSGWEANDPDQLATVLRTLEGIQQTFNAARTGGKQVSLADLIVLAGAAAVEQAAKDAGFDVQVPFTPGRADASQEQTDVESFAALEPTADGFRNYLGKGNRLPAEYLLLDRANLLTLSAPEMTALVGGLRVLGANHQQSSLGVLTTTPGSLTNDFFVNLLDLGTTWKATSEDANTFEGRDAATGEVKWTGTRADLVFGSNSELRALAEVYASDDAKEKFVNDFVAAWDKVMNLDRFDAV; translated from the coding sequence ATGTCTGAGAACCATGATGCAATCGTCGTAGACGCGAAAACGGAGGGCGAAGGTGGTTGCCCGGTTGCGCACGGGCGAGCCCCGCACCCGACGCAGGGCGGCGGAAACCGCCAGTGGTGGCCGGAGCGGCTCAATCTGAAGATCCTCGCCAAGAACCCCGCCGTGGCCAACCCCCTCGGCGAGGAGTTCGACTACGCCGAGGCGTTCAAGACCCTCGACCTCCCGACCGTGAAGCAGGACATCGCGGAGGTGCTGACGACCTCGCAGGACTGGTGGCCCGCCGACTTCGGCCACTACGGCCCGTTCATGATCCGTATGGCGTGGCACAGTGCCGGCACCTACCGGATCAGCGACGGCCGCGGCGGTGCCGGGGCCGGCCAGCAGCGCTTCGCCCCCCTCAACAGCTGGCCGGACAACGGGAACCTCGACAAGGCCCGCCGCCTGCTGTGGCCGGTCAAGAAGAAGTACGGCCGGAACATCTCGTGGGCCGACCTCATGGTCCTCGCGGGCAACGTCGCCCTGGAGTCGATGGGCTTCGAGACCTTCGGCTTCGGCGGCGGTCGCGCGGACGTCTGGGAGCCCGACGAGGACGTCTACTGGGGCCCCGAGACCACCTGGCTGGACGATGAGCGGTACACCGGCGACCGCGAGCTGGAGAACCCCCTCGGCGCGGTCCAGATGGGCCTCATCTACGTCAACCCGGAGGGCCCGAACGGGAACCCGGACCCGCTCGCCGCGGCCCGCGACATCCGTGAGACGTTCCGCCGGATGGCGATGAACGACGAGGAGACGGTCGCCCTGATCGCGGGCGGTCACACCTTCGGCAAGACCCACGGTGCGGGCCCTGCGGACAGCGTGGGCGAAGACCCCGAGGCCGCCCCGATCGAGGCGCAGGGCCTCGGCTGGAAGAACACCTACGGCACCGGCAAGGGTGGCGACACGATCACCAGCGGTCTCGAGGGTATCTGGACGAACACCCCGATCACGTGGGACAACAGCTTCTTCGAGATCCTGTTCGGCTACGAGTGGGAGCAGTTCAAGAGCCCCGCCGGTGCGCACCAGTGGAGGCCGAAGGACGGCGCCGGGGCAAGCACCGTCCCCGACGCCCATGACGCGTCGAAGAGCCACGCCCCGACGATGCTGACGACCGACCTCTCGCTCCGGTTCGACCCGGCCTACGAGCAGATCTCGCGGCGCTTCCTCGAGAACCCCGACGCGTTCGCGGACGCCTTCGCCCGCGCGTGGTTCAAGCTGACCCACCGTGACATGGGCCCGATCGTGCGCTACCTCGGCCCGGAGGTGCCCACCGAGACGCTGCTGTGGCAGGACCCCCTCCCCGCCGTCACGCACGAGCTCATCGACGCCGAGGACATCGCCTCCCTCAAGGGCCAGATCCTCGGCCAGGGCCTCTCGGTGTCCCAACTCGTGTCCGCGGCGTGGGCGTCGGCCTCGTCCTTCCGTGGCAGCGACAAGCGCGGCGGCGCCAACGGCGCGCGCATCCGCCTCCAGCCGCAGAGCGGGTGGGAGGCCAACGACCCCGACCAGCTGGCGACGGTGCTGCGCACCCTGGAGGGGATCCAGCAGACCTTCAACGCCGCCCGGACGGGTGGCAAGCAGGTCTCGCTCGCCGACCTGATCGTGCTCGCCGGCGCTGCTGCCGTCGAACAGGCCGCCAAGGACGCCGGCTTCGACGTCCAGGTGCCCTTCACGCCGGGCCGCGCGGACGCTTCGCAGGAGCAGACCGACGTGGAGTCGTTCGCCGCGCTCGAGCCGACCGCCGACGGATTCCGCAACTACCTCGGGAAGGGCAACCGGCTGCCGGCCGAGTACCTGCTGCTCGACCGGGCGAACCTGCTGACCCTGAGCGCCCCCGAGATGACCGCCCTCGTCGGTGGCCTCCGCGTCCTGGGCGCGAACCACCAGCAGTCGTCGCTCGGCGTCCTCACCACGACCCCCGGGTCTCTGACCAACGACTTCTTCGTCAACCTGCTCGACCTGGGCACGACGTGGAAGGCGACGTCCGAGGACGCGAACACGTTCGAGGGCCGCGACGCCGCCACGGGCGAGGTCAAGTGGACCGGCACCCGCGCCGACCTCGTCTTCGGGTCGAACTCCGAGCTGCGCGCGCTCGCGGAGGTCTACGCGAGCGACGACGCGAAGGAGAAGTTCGTGAACGACTTCGTCGCCGCCTGGGACAAGGTGATGAACCTCGACCGGTTCGACGCCGTCTGA
- a CDS encoding helix-turn-helix transcriptional regulator, translated as MRTAAHRPAPVGRGELLARLERVLHARGRALLTGPAGVGKTEVALTVAARAESRGETVLWLATLPADREIPGAAAAALVATISSCASWPGARPQGGPAPYDILGGLPGPQRTAVAMLCREAPVPDNGWDPIALRLAFAQILRTLAAHGPVLLVVDGVQRIDADSADLMRFALHLAPSALRVVAVETPEAYGPDTSTTRTAPQDAACPEPLWVPSEADVLNVAPLHADEIAELLFHHRLPSRMAGRIHKASGGNPRLALAVGRSLADARTPVHHAEALSLSGRARDLARQLLGAASPAVRDTLLLAALALRPTASLIRRTGRNMAESDLAAAERANLISLTEDGTVAFTAGLLPSTLVHDAGWAERSDGHAALARVVDDPVEAVRHRALATDIPDEQLAAEVAAAADTARRRGNSALAAELALLAAESTPGRNSAQRLARLVDAAEEAARAARADLAMRAATDLLARDAAPADRVRARLAVLDTAGQGLTDLDEIYVHAMEDSEGDTALRAAVQLRLAVKHVLADGDPVRSRAAAVESAVLAGSVGDRRTAATALTVQARMDRVLGSPDAERVLTEARALEMVERPLGIRNAAQILTIRHALFDDRLTDARDQLNALLPLVERRGPVEDAIELFHTLAEIDARQGQCAASLAHAGRSLALTLEAGLSPGPAWYTLALAESAGGSFARAASYARRSVQASEEEGDHVFLSRSLYALGRVQLVTGDVANALETLRRVQSGERAQSTVDPSMLRWHEELAEALIANDAPEEAAALLADVRPVAERLGRATVLLGCDRAYALYLAAAGKPEEAAGLLTETADRFAVAGLPLARGRALIALARVERRRRRRSAAQNALQAAAAVFERAGASPWLALVTETPSRTTEPDPARGGAVSLLTEAELRLALLVGVGASNQEAAAKLYLSVKTVEARLTRIYQKLDVRSRAQLAGALNAWPAHRASTDTTDGPAAD; from the coding sequence GGCAAGACCGAGGTCGCCCTGACCGTCGCCGCGCGCGCCGAGTCCCGCGGCGAAACCGTACTGTGGCTCGCCACATTGCCCGCCGACCGGGAGATACCCGGCGCGGCCGCCGCCGCCCTGGTCGCGACCATTTCGTCGTGCGCCTCCTGGCCCGGGGCCCGGCCCCAGGGCGGGCCCGCACCGTACGACATCCTCGGGGGACTGCCCGGACCGCAGCGGACCGCTGTCGCCATGCTGTGCCGCGAGGCGCCCGTGCCCGACAACGGCTGGGACCCCATCGCCCTGCGGCTCGCCTTCGCCCAGATCCTGCGGACGCTCGCCGCACACGGCCCCGTCCTGCTCGTCGTCGACGGCGTCCAGCGCATCGACGCCGACAGCGCCGACCTGATGCGGTTCGCCCTGCATCTGGCTCCGTCGGCGCTGCGCGTCGTCGCCGTCGAGACCCCCGAGGCGTACGGACCCGACACATCCACCACACGTACGGCACCGCAGGACGCGGCATGCCCGGAGCCGCTGTGGGTGCCGTCCGAGGCCGACGTCCTGAACGTGGCGCCGCTGCACGCCGACGAGATCGCCGAACTGCTCTTCCACCACCGGCTGCCGTCCCGGATGGCCGGCCGTATCCACAAGGCCAGCGGCGGCAATCCGCGTCTCGCGCTCGCCGTCGGCCGGTCCCTCGCCGACGCCAGGACGCCGGTGCACCACGCCGAGGCCCTGTCCCTGTCCGGGCGCGCACGCGATCTCGCACGTCAACTGCTCGGCGCTGCCTCCCCCGCCGTGCGTGACACGCTCCTGCTGGCCGCACTTGCGCTGCGCCCGACGGCTTCGCTGATCCGCCGCACCGGCCGCAATATGGCCGAGTCCGATCTCGCCGCCGCCGAGCGGGCGAATCTCATCTCGCTCACGGAGGACGGGACGGTCGCCTTCACGGCCGGGTTGCTGCCCTCCACGCTGGTGCACGACGCCGGGTGGGCCGAGCGCAGCGACGGTCATGCGGCTCTCGCGCGGGTCGTGGACGACCCCGTCGAGGCCGTACGGCACCGGGCGCTGGCCACGGACATCCCCGACGAGCAACTGGCAGCGGAGGTCGCGGCTGCGGCCGACACGGCGCGACGCCGCGGGAACAGCGCGCTGGCCGCCGAACTCGCCCTGCTCGCCGCCGAGTCCACGCCCGGCAGGAACAGCGCGCAACGGCTCGCCCGGCTCGTCGACGCCGCCGAGGAAGCCGCCCGCGCGGCCCGCGCGGACCTTGCGATGCGCGCCGCGACCGATCTCCTCGCCCGCGACGCCGCGCCCGCCGACCGGGTTCGCGCGCGGCTCGCCGTGCTGGACACGGCCGGGCAGGGACTGACCGACCTCGACGAGATCTATGTCCACGCCATGGAGGACTCCGAGGGCGACACGGCGCTGCGGGCGGCCGTCCAGCTCCGGCTGGCGGTGAAACACGTACTGGCCGACGGTGATCCCGTACGCTCCCGGGCCGCCGCCGTCGAATCCGCCGTGCTGGCCGGATCGGTCGGCGACCGCAGGACGGCGGCCACGGCGCTGACCGTCCAGGCGCGCATGGACCGCGTCCTCGGCTCGCCGGACGCGGAGCGTGTCCTTACCGAGGCACGAGCCCTAGAGATGGTCGAGCGGCCGCTTGGCATCCGTAACGCCGCACAGATCCTGACGATCCGTCATGCACTGTTCGACGACCGGCTCACCGACGCCCGCGACCAGCTCAACGCCCTGCTGCCGCTGGTCGAGCGCCGTGGCCCGGTGGAGGACGCCATCGAGCTGTTCCATACGCTCGCGGAGATCGACGCCCGGCAGGGCCAGTGCGCGGCGTCGCTCGCGCACGCCGGACGCTCGCTCGCCCTGACGCTGGAGGCAGGTCTCTCGCCGGGGCCCGCCTGGTACACGCTGGCTCTCGCGGAGAGCGCCGGCGGCAGTTTCGCGCGCGCCGCGAGCTATGCCCGGCGCAGTGTTCAGGCATCCGAGGAGGAGGGCGACCATGTCTTCCTCTCCCGCAGTCTGTACGCACTCGGCCGGGTCCAGCTCGTGACCGGGGATGTGGCGAACGCCCTGGAGACCCTGCGCCGGGTGCAGTCCGGTGAACGCGCCCAGTCGACCGTCGACCCCTCCATGCTTCGCTGGCACGAGGAGCTGGCCGAGGCGCTGATCGCGAACGACGCTCCGGAGGAGGCCGCGGCCCTGCTTGCCGATGTGCGACCCGTCGCCGAACGCCTGGGCCGCGCAACGGTGCTGCTCGGCTGCGACCGGGCGTACGCCCTGTATCTGGCGGCGGCCGGAAAGCCCGAGGAGGCGGCGGGGCTGCTGACCGAGACCGCCGATCGCTTCGCGGTGGCGGGACTGCCGCTGGCACGCGGGCGGGCGCTGATCGCGCTCGCCAGGGTCGAACGCCGCCGCCGAAGACGGTCGGCCGCGCAGAACGCGCTGCAGGCAGCGGCCGCGGTCTTCGAAAGGGCCGGGGCATCGCCCTGGCTGGCACTGGTGACGGAGACACCGTCCCGTACGACCGAACCCGACCCGGCCCGCGGCGGCGCCGTGTCCCTGCTCACGGAGGCGGAGCTGCGGCTCGCGCTGCTGGTCGGCGTGGGGGCCAGCAACCAGGAGGCGGCGGCGAAGCTGTACCTCAGCGTGAAGACGGTCGAGGCGCGGCTCACCCGCATCTACCAGAAACTGGACGTCCGTTCGCGCGCCCAGCTGGCAGGCGCCCTCAACGCGTGGCCCGCCCATCGGGCGTCGACGGACACGACGGACGGCCCGGCGGCGGACTGA